The window AAGGCGGTGGGGGGCATTCCTGTAATTTCCCTGAAGCGCCGATTGAAGTTTGATAGGTTCGAAAATCCAACCGCGTAAGCGATTTCGGTAACGGATTTACGACTTCCAATTAGGATAGAGCAGGCGCGAGCGACTCGCAATTCGTTTAGGTGGCGGTGAAAGTGCCGTCCGCTTTTGTTTTTGAAGAACCGCGAGAATGCTTGGGGCGACATACCGATACCCTTGGCGATCTCAGCTTGGGTGAGGTTGGACTCCGTGAATCTAGTTTCTATTTTCCGGAGAACAGATTCTAGACGAGAATCAATATGCGCCGCTTTCTTCACTGAGAAATTCGGGGTGTTCAACCATTCATGAGAGGTGGTAATCGCGAGAGAATGGAGAAGGTCGAGCAACAACGCGATCGGAGCATCCATCTTGGTTCGATTCTCCATCCGTCGCAGTATTTCGTAGCAATTGTTGGCGGAGTATTTGGGGAAAATCGCTCCGCGCTCCGCCTGATCGAGGAGAAGACGTGTAGGGCGATTTTCAGGGAGAGCCCAAAAATTCTCCCCCCAGGCGAGCGGACGGAAATGGAGGACGGTCCATTTTGCGCCGCTTTTGTTGGAGGGATCCGAAGTGAAGGCATGAGGTAGATTTGATCCAGTCAGCACCAGATCGCCCGGTCCATAGGGGCGCATTGCTCGACCGGAATGAAGAAGGCCCCGACCTTTCTCGATCCAGACAACTTCGACTTCTGGATGAAAATGCCAATGGGAATCCACGCTTGGTTTGGAGAAGGTGGAAACTTTGACTCCAATCTGGCCTCCGGAAAGGGCTTCAAGCTGTGGTGGATCCGGTATCATATCAGATGGGTCATCTTAGGTTCTGTCTGGAAGAGTCATCGCGATTATTTCTCTCACGGAGAACGTTATGATTCATGATACACGTCTCTCGATGGATTTGTGTTAAAATAGTATTGAAACATTTGCAATAGGGTAGAAGAGAATCTGTTGACTTCGATCTATACTGAGGTCCGATGAATTCTTCCCCCCCCCTCCCAACGGTTCTCGCCGCTGTAGCGCATCCGGATGACATTGAGTTCTGCTTTGCAGGCACTCTTGCTCATTTGAAAGAGGTAGGTTGTTCCGTGCATATGTGGAATCTGGCGAATGGCTGTTGTGGGGATGCGGTTCGCGGCAGAG of the Puniceicoccus vermicola genome contains:
- a CDS encoding PIG-L deacetylase family protein, whose amino-acid sequence is MNSSPPLPTVLAAVAHPDDIEFCFAGTLAHLKEVGCSVHMWNLANGCCGDAVRGREETANIRWKESRASAAVLGAYAHKPVFDDLAVFYDRRSLS
- a CDS encoding helix-turn-helix domain-containing protein; translated protein: MIPDPPQLEALSGGQIGVKVSTFSKPSVDSHWHFHPEVEVVWIEKGRGLLHSGRAMRPYGPGDLVLTGSNLPHAFTSDPSNKSGAKWTVLHFRPLAWGENFWALPENRPTRLLLDQAERGAIFPKYSANNCYEILRRMENRTKMDAPIALLLDLLHSLAITTSHEWLNTPNFSVKKAAHIDSRLESVLRKIETRFTESNLTQAEIAKGIGMSPQAFSRFFKNKSGRHFHRHLNELRVARACSILIGSRKSVTEIAYAVGFSNLSNFNRRFREITGMPPTAFRSNFYKD